In the Populus trichocarpa isolate Nisqually-1 chromosome 1, P.trichocarpa_v4.1, whole genome shotgun sequence genome, one interval contains:
- the LOC18095506 gene encoding increased DNA methylation 1 isoform X1 produces the protein MTSSAIDDFRGDGFEGSHQERCIFADIFFGKDTGGTGKRSIDAGVINLKSQDCKIADPSLHTNNEYSAVSTLSSPISLSIEDSDVNENSVGATASGCFTERFTFVEGTSQNKTVKRMKFAVDEPSDTEPDTLKVLTSSLLHKEIVSGTAAADMDSLSQTVLLHLVESSSQGVVSTSYLLKQHAKIDRKGDAREPDVLKCSLPNSDGVAGKAIASPVSQESYATRILLARPVDVVGKPGSPLNAEERAKAFNSPGLDVSIISKTDSKMDPRPFLQSHITRLLSALGWCIGKRKRPSRKYMESIYQSPEGRLIRDFPKVWRLCGQILFANGYKVVQEGNGKEWADISHFWSDLSDTLTTIEKDMDKSDLAKALAHQWSILDPFVNVVFIDRKVGVLRKGCMVKAAPSLVNDRNVKSEDGIGKESAQKNLLAWHSDSCPVTKSASTICEGSCHDCDVQSGNRTFSECGQESMVKGQMDVSIHMNDREGMCSDGMGNQSCSMCKDRIGGVDMTDWLTCGTDCTSAQLCSCQCNDFPVTAGNIIVHGASESVSPHQDSNLVDPDDGTGHMDSIHHDEPTSAQVVTSGVLQQSRFSEEEGLQCIQASRFKTRDKAAMKKIRRKSRKISEIRSTTLSQSENIDVLGNPLESNKVEEKLIKRTKKICMKSSPLDNCLHQGVKNGTKLKSTHGNSYGPKYKQKKTTGCQIDDDDLLIAAIIKNKDFSPGATRSISKKKSCILRAGSKRKRKKGGCRLLPRNLGKLGKHYVGGKWSRMGSRTVLSWLIDAGVLSVKDVVQYRNLKDDFVIKDGVVTKDGIMCKCCNMVLSVTKFKSHAGFKLNRPCSNLFMESGKPFTLCQLQAWSAEYKSRKSGTQVVRADEDDKNDDSCGLCGDGGELICCDNCPSTFHQACLCTEDLPEGSWYCPNCTCWICGDLVNDKEASSSVGAYKCLQCEHKYHGACQQGKQTHEGLVSDAWFCSGSCQEVYSGLHSRVGINNPIADGFCWTLLRCIHEDQKVLSAQRLALKAECNSKLAVALTIMEECFQSMVDPRTGIDMIPHALYNWGSDFARLNFFGFYTVVLEKDDVLVSAASVRVHGVTVAEMPLIATCSNYRRQGMCRHLMTAIEEMLISFKVEKLVISAIPDLVETWTKGFGFIPVSKDEKQSLNKINFMVFPGTILLKKQLYKTKEADTQSGLGDAAPLTEVDICPMEDHVTELVQQSNENSYLDEVGISAELEHGESQNLQESEPSSERQGNYLDEVGISAELKHVESQKLQESEPSSEGETHDGAEGLGRAPRMVTNLSSEVGLCSDGMPFVESDRKFFPNKHAAKKEDKKTETQGSDLQEQLSKLSRGDLVPALGRGPGEVACNVQCISYVPSPDTPSQQVCELNEK, from the exons ATGACCAGTTCAGCAATTGATGATTTTCGGGGTGATGGCTTTGAGGGGTCACATCAAGAGCGCTGTATTTTTGCAGATATTTTCTTTGGCAAAGATACTGGTGGGACAGGTAAGAGGAGTATTGATGCTGgagttattaatttaaagagCCAGGACTGTAAGATTGCAGATCCTTCGCTGCATACTAACAATGAATACTCAGCTGTCAGTACTCTTTCTTCTCCTATAAGTTTGTCAATCGAGGATTCTGATGTGAATGAGAATTCTGTAGGGGCTACTGCTTCAGGCTGTTTTACAGAAAGATTTACCTTTGTGGAGGGCACTAGCCAGAATAAGACTGTCAAGCGAATGAAGTTTGCAGTTGATGAACCTTCGGACACTGAACCTGATACATTGAAAGTTCTGACTTCATCCTTACTGCATAAAGAGATTGTTAGTGGTACAGCTGCTGCAGATATGGATTCACTGAGCCAAACAGTACTATTACATTTAGTCGAATCATCCTCTCAGGGTGTTGTATCCACCAGCTATCTGTTAAAGCAACATGCAAAAATAGACAGAAAAGGTGATGCACGCGAGCCAGATGTTCTGAAGTGCAGTTTGCCAAACTCAGATGGTGTTGCTGGCAAAGCTATTGCTTCACCTGTTTCCCAAGAGAGCTATGCAACAAGGATATTGCTTGCAAGACCTGTAGATGTTGTTGGGAAACCTGGATCCCCTTTAAATGCAGAGGAAAGAGCGAAGGCATTCAATTCGCCAGGATTGGATGTCTCCATTATCTCGAAGACAGATTCTAAGATGGATCCTCGTCCTTTTCTCCAAAGTCATATCACCCGCTTACTTTCAGCTTTGGGTTGGTGTATTGGAAAGCGCAAGAGACCCAGTCGAAAATATATGGAGTCTATTTATCAATCACCTGAGGGGAGATTAATTCGTGATTTCCCTAAAGTGTGGAGGCTGTGTGGTCAAATTTTGTTCGCAAATGGATACAAGGTGGTGCAGGAAGGCAATGGTAAGGAATGGGCTGATATAAGTCACTTTTGGTCTGATCTCTCAGATACATTGACTACTATTGAGAAAGACATGGATAAATCAGATCTTGCCAAAGCCTTGGCACATCAGTGGAGTATTTTAGATCCCTTTGTTAATGTTGTGTTCATTGATCGGAAGGTTGGCGTACTGAGAAAGGGATGTATGGTTAAAGCTGCACCAAGCTTAGTGAATGATAGAAATGTGAAAAGTGAAGATGGCATTGGAAAGGAGTCTGCTCAGAAAAATTTGTTGGCTTGGCATAGTGATTCTTGTCCGGTCACTAAAAGTGCATCAACAATTTGTGAAGGAAGCTGCCATGACTGTGATGTACAATCTGGCAACAGGACTTTCTCGGAATGCGGACAAGAATCAATGGTGAAAGGTCAGATGGATGTATCTATTCATATGAATGACAGAGAAGGCATGTGTTCTGATGGGATGGGAAATCAATCTTGCAGCATGTGTAAGGACAGGATAGGCGGTGTGGATATGACTGACTGGCTAACTTGTGGGACAGATTGCACTTCTGCCCAGTTGTGTAGTTGCCAATGTAATGATTTTCCTGTTACTGCTGGGAACATTATAGTGCATGGGGCGTCTGAATCTGTTTCCCCTCATCAAGACAGCAACTTGGTTGATCCAGATGATGGCACTGGTCATATGGACTCCATCCACCATGATGAGCCAACTTCTGCCCAAGTTGTGACTTCAGGAGTTTTGCAGCAATCCAGATTCAGTGAAGAGGAGGGATTACAGTGCATTCAAGCTTCGAGGTTCAAAACAAGGGATAAAGCAGCTATGAAAAAGATACGTAGAAAGTCCAGAAAAATATCAGAAATCAGATCAACCACATTAAGCCAAAGTGAAAATATTGATGTGCTTGGCAATCCATTAGAGTCAAACAAAGTTGAAGAGAAGCTTATCAAAAGAACTAAAAAGATCTGCATGAAGTCCTCCCCTTTGGATAATTGCCTACATCAGGGGGTGAAAAATGGTACAAAATTAAAGAGTACGCATGGCAATAGTTATGGTCCCaaatacaaacaaaagaaaacaaccgGCTGCcaaattgatgatgatgatttgttGATTGCAGCCATTATCAAGAACAAAGATTTTAGCCCAGGTGCCACCAGATCTATTTCTAAAAAGAAATCCTGCATATTAAGAGCTGGCTCAAAGCGCAAACGGAAAAAGGGCGGCTGCAGGCTACTCCCAAGAAATCTGGGCAAACTGGGAAAGCATTATGTGGGTGGTAAGTGGTCAAGAATGGGATCTAGGACGGTTTTGTCATGGTTGATAGATGCTGGGGTCTTGTCTGTAAAAGATGTAGTCCAGTACCGAAATCTAAAAGACGATTTTGTGATTAAAGATGGTGTGGTTACCAAGGATGGCATCATGTGTAAGTGCTGCAATATGGTGCTTTCGGTTACCAAGTTTAAGAGTCATGCTGGGTTCAAGCTTAACCGACCATGTTCAAACCTTTTCATGGAATCTGGAAAGCCTTTTACTTTATGTCAGCTGCAAGCATGGTCTGCTGAATATAAGAGCAGGAAAAGTGGTACCCAAGTGGTTCGTGCTGATGAAGATGATAAGAATGATGATTCATGTGGGCTGTGCGGTGATGGTGGGGAGTTGATATGCTGTGATAATTGCCCCTCTACTTTTCATCAAGCTTGCTTGTGTACAGAG GATCTTCCTGAAGGCAGTTGGTATTGCCCGAATTGCACCTGTTGGATATGTGGGGATCTGGTCAATGATAAAGAGGCTTCAAGTTCTGTTGGTGCTTATAAATGTTTGCAGTGTGAGCACAAAT atCATGGGGCATGCcaacaaggaaaacaaacacatgaagGACTGGTTTCTGATGCTTGGTTTTGTAGTGGAAGCTGTCAAGAG GTGTACTCTGGTCTTCATTCTCGTGTTGGGATCAATAATCCAATAGCTGATGGCTTTTGTTGGACTCTTCTCAGATGCATTCATGAAGATCAAAAGGTTCTTTCTGCTCAAAGACTTGCCCTCAAGGCAGAATGCAACTCAAAATTAGCTGTTGCTCTTACCATTATGGAGGAATGCTTTCAATCTATGGTAGACCCAAGAACAGGCATAGACATGATACCCCATGCTTTATACAATTGGGG GTCAGATTTTGCTCGTCTAAATTTCTTTGGGTTTTACACTGTGGTGTTGGAGAAAGATGATGTGCTTGTATCTGCAGCATCTGTCAG GGTGCATGGAGTAACAGTTGCAGAGATGCCCCTCATTGCAACTTGCAGTAACTACCGCCGTCAGGGGATGTGTCGACACCTTATGACTGCTATTGAAGAG ATGCTAATTTCCTTCAAGGTGGAAAAGCTTGTTATATCCGCCATCCCAGATTTAGTTGAGACATGGACTAAGGGTTTTGGCTTCATACCGGTGAGTAAAGATGAAAAGCAAAGTCTGAACAAGATAAACTTCATGGTGTTCCCTGGAACAATATTGTTGAAAAAACAGTTGtacaaaacaaaagaagcagACACACAATCAG GCTTGGGTGATGCAGCACCTTTAACTGAAGTAGATATTTGCCCCATGGAGGATCATGTCACTGAGTTGGTGCAGCAATCCAATGAGAACAGCTACCTTGATGAAGTTGGTATCTCAGCAGAGCTCGAACATGGTGAAAGCCAGAATTTGCAAGAATCTGAACCTAGCAGTGAAAGGCAAGGTAACTACCTTGATGAAGTTGGTATCTCAGCAGAGCTCAAACATGTTGAAAGCCAGAAATTGCAAGAATCTGAACCAAGCAGTGAAGGGGAAACTCATGATGGTGCTGAGGGACTAGGACGAGCACCACGCATGGTAACTAACCTTTCGTCTGAAGTAGGACTCTGTTCTGATGGAATGCCCTTTGTCGAGTCTGACAGAAAATTTTTCCCTAACAAACATGCTGCTAAAAAGGAAGACAAGAAGACGGAAACCCAAGGTAGTGATTTGCAGGAACAACTTTCAAAGCTGTCCCGTGGAGACTTAGTTCCAGCCCTAGGACGAGGCCCAGGTGAAGTGGCCTGTAATGTTCAATGTATTAGTTATGTTCCTTCTCCGGACACACCATCACAGCAAGTCTGTGAGTTAAATgagaaatag
- the LOC18095506 gene encoding increased DNA methylation 1 isoform X2, translating into MTSSAIDDFRGDGFEGSHQERCIFADIFFGKDTGGTGATASGCFTERFTFVEGTSQNKTVKRMKFAVDEPSDTEPDTLKVLTSSLLHKEIVSGTAAADMDSLSQTVLLHLVESSSQGVVSTSYLLKQHAKIDRKGDAREPDVLKCSLPNSDGVAGKAIASPVSQESYATRILLARPVDVVGKPGSPLNAEERAKAFNSPGLDVSIISKTDSKMDPRPFLQSHITRLLSALGWCIGKRKRPSRKYMESIYQSPEGRLIRDFPKVWRLCGQILFANGYKVVQEGNGKEWADISHFWSDLSDTLTTIEKDMDKSDLAKALAHQWSILDPFVNVVFIDRKVGVLRKGCMVKAAPSLVNDRNVKSEDGIGKESAQKNLLAWHSDSCPVTKSASTICEGSCHDCDVQSGNRTFSECGQESMVKGQMDVSIHMNDREGMCSDGMGNQSCSMCKDRIGGVDMTDWLTCGTDCTSAQLCSCQCNDFPVTAGNIIVHGASESVSPHQDSNLVDPDDGTGHMDSIHHDEPTSAQVVTSGVLQQSRFSEEEGLQCIQASRFKTRDKAAMKKIRRKSRKISEIRSTTLSQSENIDVLGNPLESNKVEEKLIKRTKKICMKSSPLDNCLHQGVKNGTKLKSTHGNSYGPKYKQKKTTGCQIDDDDLLIAAIIKNKDFSPGATRSISKKKSCILRAGSKRKRKKGGCRLLPRNLGKLGKHYVGGKWSRMGSRTVLSWLIDAGVLSVKDVVQYRNLKDDFVIKDGVVTKDGIMCKCCNMVLSVTKFKSHAGFKLNRPCSNLFMESGKPFTLCQLQAWSAEYKSRKSGTQVVRADEDDKNDDSCGLCGDGGELICCDNCPSTFHQACLCTEDLPEGSWYCPNCTCWICGDLVNDKEASSSVGAYKCLQCEHKYHGACQQGKQTHEGLVSDAWFCSGSCQEVYSGLHSRVGINNPIADGFCWTLLRCIHEDQKVLSAQRLALKAECNSKLAVALTIMEECFQSMVDPRTGIDMIPHALYNWGSDFARLNFFGFYTVVLEKDDVLVSAASVRVHGVTVAEMPLIATCSNYRRQGMCRHLMTAIEEMLISFKVEKLVISAIPDLVETWTKGFGFIPVSKDEKQSLNKINFMVFPGTILLKKQLYKTKEADTQSGLGDAAPLTEVDICPMEDHVTELVQQSNENSYLDEVGISAELEHGESQNLQESEPSSERQGNYLDEVGISAELKHVESQKLQESEPSSEGETHDGAEGLGRAPRMVTNLSSEVGLCSDGMPFVESDRKFFPNKHAAKKEDKKTETQGSDLQEQLSKLSRGDLVPALGRGPGEVACNVQCISYVPSPDTPSQQVCELNEK; encoded by the exons ATGACCAGTTCAGCAATTGATGATTTTCGGGGTGATGGCTTTGAGGGGTCACATCAAGAGCGCTGTATTTTTGCAGATATTTTCTTTGGCAAAGATACTGGTGGGACAG GGGCTACTGCTTCAGGCTGTTTTACAGAAAGATTTACCTTTGTGGAGGGCACTAGCCAGAATAAGACTGTCAAGCGAATGAAGTTTGCAGTTGATGAACCTTCGGACACTGAACCTGATACATTGAAAGTTCTGACTTCATCCTTACTGCATAAAGAGATTGTTAGTGGTACAGCTGCTGCAGATATGGATTCACTGAGCCAAACAGTACTATTACATTTAGTCGAATCATCCTCTCAGGGTGTTGTATCCACCAGCTATCTGTTAAAGCAACATGCAAAAATAGACAGAAAAGGTGATGCACGCGAGCCAGATGTTCTGAAGTGCAGTTTGCCAAACTCAGATGGTGTTGCTGGCAAAGCTATTGCTTCACCTGTTTCCCAAGAGAGCTATGCAACAAGGATATTGCTTGCAAGACCTGTAGATGTTGTTGGGAAACCTGGATCCCCTTTAAATGCAGAGGAAAGAGCGAAGGCATTCAATTCGCCAGGATTGGATGTCTCCATTATCTCGAAGACAGATTCTAAGATGGATCCTCGTCCTTTTCTCCAAAGTCATATCACCCGCTTACTTTCAGCTTTGGGTTGGTGTATTGGAAAGCGCAAGAGACCCAGTCGAAAATATATGGAGTCTATTTATCAATCACCTGAGGGGAGATTAATTCGTGATTTCCCTAAAGTGTGGAGGCTGTGTGGTCAAATTTTGTTCGCAAATGGATACAAGGTGGTGCAGGAAGGCAATGGTAAGGAATGGGCTGATATAAGTCACTTTTGGTCTGATCTCTCAGATACATTGACTACTATTGAGAAAGACATGGATAAATCAGATCTTGCCAAAGCCTTGGCACATCAGTGGAGTATTTTAGATCCCTTTGTTAATGTTGTGTTCATTGATCGGAAGGTTGGCGTACTGAGAAAGGGATGTATGGTTAAAGCTGCACCAAGCTTAGTGAATGATAGAAATGTGAAAAGTGAAGATGGCATTGGAAAGGAGTCTGCTCAGAAAAATTTGTTGGCTTGGCATAGTGATTCTTGTCCGGTCACTAAAAGTGCATCAACAATTTGTGAAGGAAGCTGCCATGACTGTGATGTACAATCTGGCAACAGGACTTTCTCGGAATGCGGACAAGAATCAATGGTGAAAGGTCAGATGGATGTATCTATTCATATGAATGACAGAGAAGGCATGTGTTCTGATGGGATGGGAAATCAATCTTGCAGCATGTGTAAGGACAGGATAGGCGGTGTGGATATGACTGACTGGCTAACTTGTGGGACAGATTGCACTTCTGCCCAGTTGTGTAGTTGCCAATGTAATGATTTTCCTGTTACTGCTGGGAACATTATAGTGCATGGGGCGTCTGAATCTGTTTCCCCTCATCAAGACAGCAACTTGGTTGATCCAGATGATGGCACTGGTCATATGGACTCCATCCACCATGATGAGCCAACTTCTGCCCAAGTTGTGACTTCAGGAGTTTTGCAGCAATCCAGATTCAGTGAAGAGGAGGGATTACAGTGCATTCAAGCTTCGAGGTTCAAAACAAGGGATAAAGCAGCTATGAAAAAGATACGTAGAAAGTCCAGAAAAATATCAGAAATCAGATCAACCACATTAAGCCAAAGTGAAAATATTGATGTGCTTGGCAATCCATTAGAGTCAAACAAAGTTGAAGAGAAGCTTATCAAAAGAACTAAAAAGATCTGCATGAAGTCCTCCCCTTTGGATAATTGCCTACATCAGGGGGTGAAAAATGGTACAAAATTAAAGAGTACGCATGGCAATAGTTATGGTCCCaaatacaaacaaaagaaaacaaccgGCTGCcaaattgatgatgatgatttgttGATTGCAGCCATTATCAAGAACAAAGATTTTAGCCCAGGTGCCACCAGATCTATTTCTAAAAAGAAATCCTGCATATTAAGAGCTGGCTCAAAGCGCAAACGGAAAAAGGGCGGCTGCAGGCTACTCCCAAGAAATCTGGGCAAACTGGGAAAGCATTATGTGGGTGGTAAGTGGTCAAGAATGGGATCTAGGACGGTTTTGTCATGGTTGATAGATGCTGGGGTCTTGTCTGTAAAAGATGTAGTCCAGTACCGAAATCTAAAAGACGATTTTGTGATTAAAGATGGTGTGGTTACCAAGGATGGCATCATGTGTAAGTGCTGCAATATGGTGCTTTCGGTTACCAAGTTTAAGAGTCATGCTGGGTTCAAGCTTAACCGACCATGTTCAAACCTTTTCATGGAATCTGGAAAGCCTTTTACTTTATGTCAGCTGCAAGCATGGTCTGCTGAATATAAGAGCAGGAAAAGTGGTACCCAAGTGGTTCGTGCTGATGAAGATGATAAGAATGATGATTCATGTGGGCTGTGCGGTGATGGTGGGGAGTTGATATGCTGTGATAATTGCCCCTCTACTTTTCATCAAGCTTGCTTGTGTACAGAG GATCTTCCTGAAGGCAGTTGGTATTGCCCGAATTGCACCTGTTGGATATGTGGGGATCTGGTCAATGATAAAGAGGCTTCAAGTTCTGTTGGTGCTTATAAATGTTTGCAGTGTGAGCACAAAT atCATGGGGCATGCcaacaaggaaaacaaacacatgaagGACTGGTTTCTGATGCTTGGTTTTGTAGTGGAAGCTGTCAAGAG GTGTACTCTGGTCTTCATTCTCGTGTTGGGATCAATAATCCAATAGCTGATGGCTTTTGTTGGACTCTTCTCAGATGCATTCATGAAGATCAAAAGGTTCTTTCTGCTCAAAGACTTGCCCTCAAGGCAGAATGCAACTCAAAATTAGCTGTTGCTCTTACCATTATGGAGGAATGCTTTCAATCTATGGTAGACCCAAGAACAGGCATAGACATGATACCCCATGCTTTATACAATTGGGG GTCAGATTTTGCTCGTCTAAATTTCTTTGGGTTTTACACTGTGGTGTTGGAGAAAGATGATGTGCTTGTATCTGCAGCATCTGTCAG GGTGCATGGAGTAACAGTTGCAGAGATGCCCCTCATTGCAACTTGCAGTAACTACCGCCGTCAGGGGATGTGTCGACACCTTATGACTGCTATTGAAGAG ATGCTAATTTCCTTCAAGGTGGAAAAGCTTGTTATATCCGCCATCCCAGATTTAGTTGAGACATGGACTAAGGGTTTTGGCTTCATACCGGTGAGTAAAGATGAAAAGCAAAGTCTGAACAAGATAAACTTCATGGTGTTCCCTGGAACAATATTGTTGAAAAAACAGTTGtacaaaacaaaagaagcagACACACAATCAG GCTTGGGTGATGCAGCACCTTTAACTGAAGTAGATATTTGCCCCATGGAGGATCATGTCACTGAGTTGGTGCAGCAATCCAATGAGAACAGCTACCTTGATGAAGTTGGTATCTCAGCAGAGCTCGAACATGGTGAAAGCCAGAATTTGCAAGAATCTGAACCTAGCAGTGAAAGGCAAGGTAACTACCTTGATGAAGTTGGTATCTCAGCAGAGCTCAAACATGTTGAAAGCCAGAAATTGCAAGAATCTGAACCAAGCAGTGAAGGGGAAACTCATGATGGTGCTGAGGGACTAGGACGAGCACCACGCATGGTAACTAACCTTTCGTCTGAAGTAGGACTCTGTTCTGATGGAATGCCCTTTGTCGAGTCTGACAGAAAATTTTTCCCTAACAAACATGCTGCTAAAAAGGAAGACAAGAAGACGGAAACCCAAGGTAGTGATTTGCAGGAACAACTTTCAAAGCTGTCCCGTGGAGACTTAGTTCCAGCCCTAGGACGAGGCCCAGGTGAAGTGGCCTGTAATGTTCAATGTATTAGTTATGTTCCTTCTCCGGACACACCATCACAGCAAGTCTGTGAGTTAAATgagaaatag